TCATAAATTCTGATTAGTTCATCCCGTGTATTTTCTTATTGCTGCCTCTTCTAGGCTGATTATTGTGCTATATAATATTTTCTGACTGAGTGTACAGAAATATAGCATAGACAATAAAGCTCATTTTACTTCTTTCTTTGACTTTCAGGTTTCAGAATCTGATGTCTTGCAAGTAGCAAGTGTGATGGGTTTTGATGACGAATTAGAAATAACAGATGACATTGGAGCTGCCAATGTGATTCTTGCATCAAGTTCTGAAATGAAGCAGAATCCTTGGATCCGTAATGTTGCCAAATACCACAAGCTTCCCATTTTCGTCGTTAAGGTGATCTTACGGTACATCTATTTTGTGATATCCAGTGCAAACTCTATTATACTTGTTAACAAGGTTGCACCTTATAAATAGCAGACAAACACAATGGCTCAGATAGTAAAGGCTGTCAAAATGATTGTTGGAAGAGATAAACTTAATGCACCATCACGCAAGCAACCTAAGGTTTTGGAGGGAGAGATAGAGATTGATGATGATGCTCCAAAACGGAAGCCATCATTGGAGGAAATTGATGCGTTGGAGGTAACCTCTTTACCATGCTTACCTTCGAAGATTACTAGATCAATTTCAGGTGTTACCTAAGCTAATTTATTATGTCTTGTCGAAAAACTATATTAACTTCCTTTATACTGAAATTCGTTTCTGTTTCATTTTCTCTTTAGTCCACCATACGAAGTGCAATGTTGCCCAAGTTGTAAATAGGTTGGGTAGCGTGCTCCTGATGCATTAACATCCCAATCACCCTACTTTCATATTTTGTGGACCGCACCACTTCAGGGAAATAAGATCAGTTCTTTATATCTTTTCTCAAAATGTGTAAtgacattaaaaaaatcagtCCATCCCAAGATCACCGTTTAACAGGCTACCATCATATTTACTCCTTCAGTCATTCTGGAACTTTACATTATTTGCTAGTTCTATTCATTGTGCTACCATAGTGTTTGCCTGACAGCTATATTATACTCTGCAACAATGCAGGAGGCCCGGTTGGCAATTGAATACATTGTAATTCCAGGAGGTGAGCCAGTCGAACTCCTCCCAAGGTGTTCAGAAATAGTTGCTCGTCAGCTAGAGCTTGTTGAGAGCTACCAGCTACTAGCCGAAACCTTTGGAACCGACCCCAATTCAAGGTTGCAGATTCTTCCTGTGAAAATAACCAAGAAGAGTTCAAGCCAGGGCGCTCAAGGACAGACATCCACCAATAAAAGTGCGTCGGATCTGATCGTCAACGAAAATGGTGGGGGCTTCAGCTTCTCACGGCTGCCCTTTCTGCCGAAGTGACACCCTAGATTGATACATTGATCACAACCAGAATGTACATCattcttctctcttcttcttggtaTTGTTGTACAGAGCTGTGCACGGTGGTGTAAATAGTGTTGAATGTCCAAGAATCGAAAGAGCAAAGCTAATTGTAATCGCCTTCCATTCTTTTACTGAAATAAAGTCTCTCACATTGCGTCTTGAACTTCTTGTCAGGCTCAGGCTACAATCCTGTAATCTTGAATAATTCTGTGTACCTAAGCTTGAACCCTAAAAGGCTAAATTCATGTGTGCATGTGTGATGTCTGGTGTGTGCGTGTATATGAACTCCGTGCAAGATATGCATCTCATAATGTTAGTCAGCGTTTCAAAAcattataaatattttttaatatGTGCCAAATTATTCATTATTACTCGAATTAGCAAAACTGCCGCTCAACTTATAGTCAGCAAGTCATAATGGTCTTATCATCCCAGGGACATTTCAGATATTTTCTCAGCTCAGAGCCACTCCACAACAACgtttttctccttttcgaAGCAATAGTTTTTCTATCGAAACCAGGCCACGAGTCCCACGACCGTTTCTGCCCGTAGCCTAAACTAATAGGGCCATAAATGCTCTCCTTTTCCTGCGTTCCAAACAATAACATAAGAAGATACTTTCCGGTGTTTTTTGTTCCTTGCTTTTCGCTTACAATTTTTTAGGTACACACTACAAACGTAAATGCTCACAACACGCACGTACACTCACCCTTATGAACGTACACTCACCcttatgaacgcacacacTATCCCTATGAGCACTTCCGAAAAACTGAACTGGCAGATCTTGatagattgacgaagtcaccacaaGCGTGTCCGCTTTTAGGCTGCATTCCTACTGTTAAGTTTGCGTCGAATATGTATATAAGATTACAATTGACTTGATAATAGCGGAGAGTTAGGTTAGTGTCAGACACTTGTAACCTAGGCTTGGTATATAAAGAAACCATGGAGTAACAAAAAATAGACAAGACATTGCCGAAGTCCGCGGTGGTTTTGTCGACGTGCTTGTATTATGTCGATTTAGTACAACGGGGATGAGCACCCGAACAAGGGCTCCCGAAGATGTAGTCTTCGGCTAAACCCCGTCATCAAACATCATCTCGCCATTGTCTATTTTCTGTGATGTTCTCAGAATATCTGGTGCCTAATTTCTCAACACCTACTCTGTTTTATTTCCATTGCCGTATTTTAAAAATCCTGTATTTCAAAGAGACATTTCGTACTTGAATAAAAGTTGAAATCAATCGCTTGTACAAACAATAGTATATTATTGTAGAGATAGCGGGTAAAATTTAACTTTTTAAGAGGAAAGATAAAATTTAACTGGGCCGTACCAGCTTCCTTTCCGAAAACTATTCTTTTCAAGGAAAGAATTCTCAGGAAATACTCATGGAAGCCCACCAACCGGCGACACGTGCTTTCCATGCAGCCCAATTCCCGTTACAAACAGAAAGATCGAGAtatcttctctctcctctcttcttctcatctcatcccttcccctcctcccttTGTctaaaccctagcgccgcagCCCGAGCGAGAGCTCCTGTGTTTCCGCGCAAGGTAAATCCTCCAACCGTCGTTTCTTTCTGAATCCTGGCGCTCGCCTAGCGTGCGATACGAGCTGTTACGCGGCGCAGAATTGTGCGAATCTTGACTTTTTTGGGGGGTTGATTTGGTGGTTTCTGTAGGTGGTGGGGAATTTTCGATTCGATTTGATTTGAGATGGCGGAGAAAGAGGTCGGCCGGATCTTTGTTGGCGGGCTGTCGTGGGATACCACGGAGCGCACGCTCGAGCGTGCCTTCAGTGATTTCGGCAAGGTCATCGAGACGCAGGTATAATAGCGATATTCTTGGATTTGTTCATATGTATTGTGGGGTGGGGATTTGTGTTAGGGCTTGATTTGGCCGAGATGATTGTGTCTTCTATTTTCTTCCAAGAACCAATTGCGTCTGTAGGCTAGCTTGTTCAATTTCGTTGCCTATGTTCGTCAGTGTATAATTAACTTAACATAGATATTTCATATAGCTGGAGAGTCCTGCAGTAAGCATATTTTATTGAGATAATGCATGTACTTCTGCTTTGCTATCCTTGATAACATGATATGCATAGATTGAATTATTCAccaatttctcaaaaaaattgcGGAACCATCCTTGGTAGATATCTCATGGCTTTGATTTAGTTACATTACATACATGCAAAACCATGACCTAACGTAAAAAAGGAGCATAACCTAGCTTTATTTAGGGTCATTTGAGTTTCATGGTCGTTAAAAGTTGTATTTTTACCAATTGAATAATTTTGATAACAAAAGCTGTGACCAAGTTTATTATCGAGTAATCAAGCCTAGGTGGTTTACTTGTCTGTTTTTCCTCTTAGTAAACGCTTTTAATTTTCTCCTGTTTTCTAATTTCAATCTAATAGCAGTTACAGATTCACAGAGCCAGCAGTCATCTCCAGTTGTATATTTTAGGAAGTTAATGAAGTTGAAGGAAATGAAACACATTAATCTACTTGACAGCATGGTTATGCATTTTTGGGGTGACGGGTTCTGTAATTTCAATTTGAAGTAGGCATGCTCTGTTTTGTGGGCAGAAGCAGAGCTCCTCGTTTGCCATGGTAGTATTTAAGCTAACTGATGTCAGCGTAATTACGCAAAATGAGTTTATTGCCATTCCGATGAATTGGAGCTAAACATGATTGCAATGTTGGACATGAACTTGACACAAAGTTCCATTGCATAGTGGCTATGTTCTGGATCAATTCTGATATGAAAGGCAGAGGCAGATTTGTTTGTTGTCCTTGATTAGTGAGTTGTTACCGGTGATGCTGGAGAGTGAGTGTTGTTTGCTTTCCGGTGCCTACAGTCACTTGGAAGACCATTATTCTCAGCCTCCAAATGCGCTTTTCCCTTTAAATGGACATGCTTAGCCATACATGAATAAAGAACAGTGAATGATAAGAATGCCTTTAGGTACTGCAATTTTGTTGTCCCGAAGGAATGTGGCGGACTAACTATAATCCGATTATGTTCTTATTAGAAGCTCAGATGTAAAATTATTGTTTTGTGCATGTAGTGCTGACCAAAGTAATTGGCCTTGTTCAGTTTGTTGGATGTGGAGTTTACTGATTCCTGCAGAACATGAGCTACATACGGAATTGTGCTTGGTTTGTTATTGCACTGCCACTGATATCATCTTAACTCATTGATGGCATTGTTGTGGTCTCACCCTTCGAGTTCTGACCAGTGCGTATAGTATTCCTTCTGGATATCGTCAGCATACTGGTACTGTAGGGCAGATAAAGCAGATGGTGATTTAATTTGCAATGACTGAGCAGCGGTATAAGGATTGACTGTGTTCTCCAGTTGTCTGAGATGGTTCCACTGGTTGCTATGCTTGAAATATGCATGAACTCTTGTCCCCATTTGCATGTTCATATTACTTCTAGTGTTAGATTTTTTTCGTCTGTTCACTATTATATGTAGTTGTTGTCTTTCCATCAGTTTACTTTCATTGTATGTATAGGTTGTAACGGAAAGAGACACTGGCCGCTCCCGTGGGTTTGGATTTGTTACATTTTCGGAACCTCGGGCTGCGGATGCTGCAATTCGGGAAATGCATAATGGAGAATTAGATGGTCGGACCATTTCTGTGAACAAAGCTCAGCCTAGGATGAACACTGATGATGGTGGCTATGGATATGGGGGTGGTGGTTACTCATCTGGTGCTAGAGGTGGATATCGAGGTGCAGGTGATGCAGTTCCTGCTGCAAGTGATGATTGCTTCAAGTGTGGCCGTCCTGGACATTGGGCTCGTGAATGCCCTTATGCAGATGGAGGTAGACCTGGAAGGTACTCTCCCCCTTCCAGGTATGGCACTGCCACCGGTGGACGTGGTGACCGCTTTGGCGGACCAGACCGTTTTGCTAACCGCTATGTTGATGATCGTTATGACGGTAGCCGCTATGCTGATGATCGTTATAGTAGTGGGCGTGATCGCTATCCTCCAGCTGCAGATCGTTTTTCTGGTGACAGATATGCTGGTGCAGATCGTTATGCATCAGGTGGCTTTGCCAGGGAAAGGAGCTATGAAAGAGATGGAGGACGTCCAGGTGGAAGTTATTACCGTGATGAACCTAGAGCAACTGGTGGTTATGGAAGGGGTGGCCCGCGGGTGGCTAATGGTGACAGATATGGGAGTGGTGGACCTGCTCGCTTTGGT
This is a stretch of genomic DNA from Brachypodium distachyon strain Bd21 chromosome 1, Brachypodium_distachyon_v3.0, whole genome shotgun sequence. It encodes these proteins:
- the LOC100823909 gene encoding glycine-rich RNA-binding protein RZ1C, whose product is MAEKEVGRIFVGGLSWDTTERTLERAFSDFGKVIETQVVTERDTGRSRGFGFVTFSEPRAADAAIREMHNGELDGRTISVNKAQPRMNTDDGGYGYGGGGYSSGARGGYRGAGDAVPAASDDCFKCGRPGHWARECPYADGGRPGRYSPPSRYGTATGGRGDRFGGPDRFANRYVDDRYDGSRYADDRYSSGRDRYPPAADRFSGDRYAGADRYASGGFARERSYERDGGRPGGSYYRDEPRATGGYGRGGPRVANGDRYGSGGPARFGGSYRDRPAPYDRPSRGAARSYDDRY